The following proteins come from a genomic window of Paenibacillus spongiae:
- a CDS encoding polysaccharide deacetylase family protein, translated as MTTARKKRRLLSFGIIMAVIGFAAGCGLQGGFQLWAGSETAGTQSDIILSGGGPGGGPAGNPQPGAGAGGSAGGAAAGGQGTIVDKGAAGGSMDGGKVPVQEAEVKLSKPTAPKVAFQAKPNQKLVALTFDDGPDERYTPAILDVLKEHKVKASFFLVGTQVKKYPEMAARIAKEGHSIGNHTYRHPDLASLGERRIIQEVMWTDTLIQRSVGYVPNLVRAPYGSVSAEVKAIMKANNRELVGWTVDTMDWNGVSVAKMRQNINSNTKPGGIVLMHSFGGSRLKNTVELLPLIIDDLQKNGYTLVTVDELLAAKEHKAAAGH; from the coding sequence ATGACTACAGCTAGAAAAAAACGACGATTGTTGTCGTTTGGTATCATCATGGCCGTTATTGGTTTCGCGGCCGGTTGCGGCTTGCAAGGCGGATTCCAGCTGTGGGCAGGCAGCGAGACTGCCGGCACCCAGAGCGATATCATTCTGAGCGGCGGGGGACCGGGCGGCGGCCCCGCAGGCAACCCGCAACCTGGCGCAGGAGCCGGAGGTTCTGCAGGAGGGGCGGCTGCCGGCGGCCAGGGCACAATCGTAGATAAGGGCGCGGCAGGCGGCTCCATGGACGGCGGCAAGGTTCCGGTCCAGGAAGCGGAAGTGAAGCTGAGCAAGCCGACTGCGCCGAAGGTCGCGTTTCAGGCGAAGCCGAATCAGAAGCTGGTGGCGCTGACGTTCGACGACGGACCTGATGAACGGTACACGCCGGCGATTCTGGATGTATTGAAGGAGCATAAAGTGAAGGCCTCCTTCTTCCTGGTCGGCACGCAAGTTAAGAAATATCCCGAGATGGCTGCGCGCATTGCCAAGGAAGGGCATTCCATTGGAAATCATACTTACCGTCATCCCGACTTAGCTTCGCTGGGCGAGCGCAGAATTATACAGGAAGTGATGTGGACCGATACGCTAATCCAGCGATCGGTTGGATATGTCCCCAATCTGGTGCGGGCTCCATACGGATCGGTGTCGGCCGAGGTCAAAGCCATCATGAAGGCCAATAACCGCGAGCTGGTAGGCTGGACCGTCGATACGATGGACTGGAATGGAGTAAGCGTTGCGAAAATGAGGCAAAACATTAACAGTAACACGAAACCGGGCGGTATCGTCCTTATGCACTCCTTCGGGGGCAGCCGTCTGAAGAATACGGTAGAGCTTCTGCCATTGATAATCGACGATTTGCAGAAGAATGGATATACGCTCGTAACGGTCGACGAGCTGTTGGCGGCGAAGGAGCATAAAGCGGCGGCAGGCCATTAA
- the purN gene encoding phosphoribosylglycinamide formyltransferase, translating to MAGLRIAVFASGQGTNFQALADAAQQDRLEGASLELLVCDKPEAPVVERAKRAGVDTFLFRPKEYASREDYEREILAELQKRGIGLVVLAGYMRILTPVMVDAFAGRMINIHPALLPAFPGVGGIKQALDYGVKVTGVTVHFVDGGMDTGPIIAQRTVEVLDGDTEATLALRIHAVEQEVFPWVVQRIASGAVSLDGRHVTVTTL from the coding sequence ATGGCAGGGCTTCGAATCGCGGTATTCGCCTCGGGGCAAGGCACGAACTTCCAGGCATTGGCGGATGCGGCACAACAAGACCGGCTCGAGGGCGCAAGCCTCGAGCTTCTTGTTTGTGACAAGCCGGAGGCGCCCGTCGTGGAACGCGCCAAGCGGGCCGGCGTGGACACGTTTCTCTTCCGGCCGAAGGAGTACGCGTCCCGAGAAGACTATGAGCGGGAGATACTGGCGGAGCTGCAGAAGCGCGGCATCGGGCTGGTCGTGCTGGCCGGATACATGCGTATCTTGACGCCGGTTATGGTCGATGCGTTCGCGGGGCGGATGATCAACATCCATCCGGCGCTGCTGCCGGCTTTTCCGGGCGTCGGCGGTATCAAGCAGGCATTGGACTACGGGGTGAAAGTGACGGGCGTTACCGTTCATTTCGTCGATGGCGGCATGGACACGGGGCCGATCATTGCCCAGCGTACGGTTGAGGTGTTGGACGGCGACACGGAAGCGACGCTTGCGCTTCGCATTCATGCGGTAGAGCAAGAGGTGTTCCCTTGGGTCGTTCAACGGATTGCATCGGGCGCGGTATCGCTCGATGGCCGTCATGTGACGGTGACGACATTATAG
- the purD gene encoding phosphoribosylamine--glycine ligase, whose product MRIMVIGGGGREHAIVWALAKSEKVKQIYCAPGNAGIAELAECVPIPVNRFADLIAFANDHAVDLVVVGPDDPLADGIVDAFEEHNIPTFGPRKNAAEIEGSKIFMKNLLKKYNIPTAKYETFTDYEAALAYLREQSAPIVVKADGLAAGKGVTVAYSLEEAEKSLHDMMVDKVFGESGGQVVIEEFLEGQEMSILAFVDGETVRAMVPAQDHKPVFDDDKGPNTGGMGTYSPLPHIDPALVEDAVENIIKPTAKAMVSEGRPFRGVLFAGLMITKDGVKTIEFNARMGDPETQVVLPRLKTDLVDIILAALNGRLDQLDIAWSDEAAVCVIAASGGYPASYPKGLVIEGLDAAKAQGALVFHAGTAEKDGKIVTSGGRVLGIVGRGRDIAEARARAYEAVSAIHFEGMHVRSDIAAKALRG is encoded by the coding sequence GTGCGGATAATGGTCATTGGCGGCGGCGGGCGTGAGCATGCGATCGTCTGGGCGCTGGCCAAGAGCGAGAAGGTCAAACAAATTTACTGCGCGCCGGGCAATGCGGGGATCGCGGAGCTGGCGGAATGCGTGCCGATTCCGGTTAACCGGTTTGCGGACCTCATTGCGTTCGCGAACGATCATGCGGTCGATCTCGTTGTGGTCGGGCCGGATGATCCGCTTGCGGACGGCATCGTGGATGCGTTCGAGGAACATAATATTCCGACCTTCGGACCGCGCAAGAACGCGGCGGAGATTGAAGGCAGCAAGATCTTCATGAAGAATCTGCTGAAAAAGTACAATATTCCGACGGCCAAATACGAGACGTTCACGGATTACGAAGCGGCGCTTGCCTACTTGCGCGAGCAATCCGCGCCGATCGTCGTCAAGGCGGACGGTCTTGCGGCCGGTAAAGGCGTAACCGTCGCTTACTCGCTCGAAGAAGCGGAGAAGTCGTTGCATGACATGATGGTGGATAAAGTATTCGGCGAATCCGGCGGACAGGTCGTCATCGAGGAGTTCCTCGAAGGCCAGGAGATGTCGATCCTGGCATTCGTAGACGGCGAAACGGTTCGCGCGATGGTGCCGGCACAGGATCATAAACCGGTATTCGATGACGACAAGGGGCCGAATACGGGCGGCATGGGCACTTACTCCCCGCTGCCGCATATCGATCCGGCGCTCGTAGAGGATGCGGTCGAGAATATTATTAAGCCGACGGCGAAGGCGATGGTCAGCGAAGGCCGGCCGTTCCGCGGCGTTCTCTTCGCGGGTCTGATGATCACGAAGGACGGCGTGAAGACGATCGAGTTCAATGCGCGCATGGGCGACCCGGAAACGCAGGTCGTGCTGCCTCGTCTGAAGACCGATCTCGTCGATATTATTCTCGCCGCGCTGAATGGCCGGTTGGATCAGCTCGACATCGCTTGGAGCGACGAAGCGGCCGTGTGCGTCATTGCGGCTTCAGGGGGCTACCCGGCTTCTTACCCGAAAGGGCTCGTAATCGAAGGACTGGATGCCGCCAAGGCGCAGGGCGCGCTGGTATTCCACGCCGGTACGGCCGAGAAGGACGGGAAAATCGTTACTAGCGGCGGCCGGGTTCTCGGCATTGTCGGCCGTGGACGAGACATCGCGGAGGCGCGTGCGCGCGCATATGAGGCGGTATCCGCCATTCACTTCGAAGGCATGCATGTAAGGTCGGACATCGCTGCCAAAGCGCTGCGAGGTTAA
- the purM gene encoding phosphoribosylformylglycinamidine cyclo-ligase, translating into MAEAYKQAGVDIAAGNEAVERMKKHVKKTFRPEVLTDLGGFGGLFGLNKDKYEEPVLVSGTDGVGTKLKIAFAMDKHDTIGIDAVAMCVNDIIVQGAEPLFFLDYLACGKVVPEKIEAIVKGISDGCLQSGCALIGGETAEMPGMYSGDEYDIAGFTVGIVDKKNIIDGKSIAAGDAVIGLASSGIHSNGFSLVRRLLLEQSGYSLDDVLSELDGKKLGDVVLEPTRIYVKSVLELIKQVQVKGMAHITGGGFIENIPRVLPEGVNVEIEYGSWPIQPIFNLMQEKGSITNRDMFTTFNMGVGMVVVVPAEQADEALRVARELGEDAYRIGTVTEGSRIVTFTGADV; encoded by the coding sequence GTGGCAGAAGCGTACAAACAAGCCGGTGTCGATATCGCGGCGGGCAACGAAGCGGTCGAACGGATGAAGAAGCACGTGAAGAAGACGTTCCGTCCTGAAGTGCTCACCGATCTTGGCGGATTCGGCGGGTTGTTCGGACTGAACAAGGACAAGTACGAGGAACCGGTTCTTGTCTCCGGCACCGACGGTGTCGGCACGAAGCTGAAAATCGCGTTTGCCATGGATAAGCATGACACGATTGGCATCGATGCTGTGGCGATGTGCGTGAACGATATCATTGTCCAGGGCGCAGAGCCGCTCTTCTTCCTGGATTATCTCGCGTGCGGGAAGGTCGTTCCGGAGAAGATCGAAGCGATCGTCAAGGGCATCTCGGATGGCTGCCTGCAATCCGGCTGCGCCTTGATCGGCGGCGAAACGGCGGAGATGCCGGGCATGTATAGCGGCGACGAGTACGATATCGCAGGCTTCACGGTGGGCATTGTCGATAAGAAGAATATTATCGACGGCAAGTCGATCGCCGCAGGCGATGCGGTAATCGGCCTCGCGTCCAGCGGCATTCACAGCAACGGCTTCTCGCTTGTGCGTCGTCTGCTGCTTGAGCAATCGGGCTACAGCCTGGATGACGTATTATCCGAGCTTGACGGGAAGAAGCTGGGCGATGTCGTGCTGGAGCCGACGCGTATCTATGTGAAATCGGTGCTTGAGCTGATCAAGCAGGTACAAGTGAAGGGCATGGCGCATATTACGGGCGGCGGCTTTATCGAGAATATTCCGCGCGTTCTGCCTGAAGGCGTCAATGTTGAAATCGAATACGGCTCATGGCCGATTCAGCCGATCTTCAACCTGATGCAGGAGAAGGGCTCCATCACGAACCGCGACATGTTCACGACCTTCAATATGGGCGTCGGCATGGTCGTCGTCGTACCTGCGGAGCAGGCGGACGAAGCGCTGCGCGTGGCGCGCGAGCTTGGCGAGGACGCGTACCGGATCGGTACGGTGACCGAAGGAAGCCGTATCGTGACGTTTACCGGAGCGGACGTGTAA
- the purF gene encoding amidophosphoribosyltransferase yields MSDEVMQLPKLWTGSHYNEGIGRDDIFDKLREECGVFGVYNIPHASTLAYYGLHALQHRGEESAGICTVDLEQEGTFNYHRNMGLVKEVFDQDKLDTLAGNMAIGHVRYSTAGESKLANAQPLVFKYRAGDLAIATNGNIVNAPGIREELENLGSIFQTTSDTEVIAHLIARSSKDFVEAAKDALQRLVGGFAFLIMTNDKLLVASDSHGLRPLVMGKLGNGYVFASETCALETVGAIYERDVQPGEMLVLDRDGLRQDRFVELERRATCAMEYIYFARPDSDINGINLHASRKRMGQRMALEAFVDADVVTGVPDSSISAAIGYAEQTGIPYELGLIKNKYTGRTFIQPSQELREKGVKMKLSAVRKVVEGKRVVMIDDSIVRGTTSLRIVNLLREAGATEVHVRITSPPFMNPCYYGIDTPDRKELIASQKTVEEIRQAINADSLSFLTHQGLIESVGGNEGQFNRGMCMACFDNDYPTPVDFSSDKSCSC; encoded by the coding sequence ATGTCTGATGAAGTGATGCAGCTTCCGAAGCTGTGGACAGGTTCTCATTATAACGAGGGAATAGGGCGCGACGATATATTCGACAAGCTGCGTGAAGAGTGCGGCGTGTTCGGGGTGTACAACATCCCGCACGCCTCGACGCTCGCGTACTATGGCTTGCATGCGCTCCAGCACCGGGGCGAGGAAAGCGCGGGAATTTGCACCGTTGATTTGGAACAGGAAGGCACATTCAACTACCATCGCAACATGGGCCTTGTGAAAGAGGTTTTTGACCAGGATAAGCTGGACACACTGGCGGGCAATATGGCGATCGGTCACGTTCGATACTCGACCGCGGGAGAGAGCAAGCTTGCGAATGCACAGCCGCTCGTATTCAAATACCGCGCCGGCGACCTCGCTATCGCGACGAACGGCAACATCGTGAACGCGCCGGGTATCCGCGAAGAGCTGGAGAACTTGGGCTCGATCTTCCAGACGACGAGCGATACGGAAGTGATTGCGCATTTGATCGCGCGTTCGAGCAAGGATTTCGTCGAGGCGGCCAAGGATGCGCTTCAGCGTCTTGTCGGCGGCTTTGCGTTCCTCATCATGACCAACGACAAGCTGCTCGTCGCTTCCGATTCGCACGGACTTCGGCCGCTCGTCATGGGCAAGCTCGGCAATGGTTATGTCTTCGCTTCCGAGACTTGCGCGCTGGAAACGGTCGGCGCTATTTATGAGCGCGACGTTCAGCCGGGCGAGATGCTCGTGCTGGACCGGGACGGCCTGCGCCAAGACCGGTTCGTGGAGCTTGAGCGCCGCGCGACATGCGCGATGGAATATATTTATTTTGCGCGTCCGGACAGCGATATTAATGGAATTAATCTTCATGCTTCACGCAAACGGATGGGGCAGCGGATGGCGCTGGAAGCGTTCGTCGACGCCGACGTCGTAACGGGCGTGCCGGATTCGAGCATCTCGGCCGCGATCGGATACGCCGAGCAAACGGGCATTCCATACGAGCTGGGCCTCATCAAAAATAAATATACGGGACGCACCTTCATTCAACCGTCGCAGGAGCTTCGCGAAAAAGGGGTCAAGATGAAGCTGTCGGCCGTCCGCAAGGTGGTCGAGGGCAAGCGTGTCGTCATGATCGACGATTCGATCGTGCGCGGCACGACCTCTCTGCGAATCGTCAACCTGCTGCGCGAGGCTGGTGCGACAGAGGTGCATGTTCGCATAACATCGCCTCCATTCATGAACCCTTGCTATTACGGCATCGATACGCCGGACCGCAAGGAGCTGATCGCCTCCCAGAAGACCGTGGAGGAGATCCGCCAGGCGATCAATGCGGACTCGTTGTCCTTCTTGACGCATCAAGGCTTGATCGAGTCGGTCGGCGGCAACGAAGGTCAATTCAACCGCGGCATGTGCATGGCCTGCTTCGACAACGACTACCCGACGCCGGTCGATTTCAGCTCGGACAAGAGCTGCAGCTGCTAG
- a CDS encoding stalk domain-containing protein, whose protein sequence is MRKAILAGIIVSLFILTAAALPPAKPKSSAGDGSQPVPLLMNHYFVLFPGDSAPYLKENGLMVPLRSFAAALGATVLYSAKERSAQIRSNRNEVVEIRSNPPLAGKEGISPQQQFHPAPEVIGGTFFAPVAQLLQGLPSYNYEQRSEAGRKVLAIMDPAERRLLPGIGDPDNPVDDYPHIMADPAYPFIPTGLKQIAMRDQKGRSSVHLSLTVDRVKGKDIPADDALFHVIVKDIEGNVIERTIDWNGKSTKGADGTERIALDFTVPAKASYVLFRATPIYNDRNIPVYPADYQYDEAMANAVAELIPGNRALFARLGVEPVAGDVQIQELTLYVRRIGEHYKALSAEEQERLMQAIYELTGRFFPLRIETETIDADKPSITGYIKEIAENGSILIENPDNLIGYENPKADALWGSFTADASIMRKSTGEKLDKAELKTGMKVEGWTTGMIMSSYPGKGRLIQLNVLSDP, encoded by the coding sequence ATGAGAAAAGCCATATTGGCGGGAATCATCGTATCTCTGTTCATTCTGACGGCCGCGGCGCTGCCGCCTGCCAAGCCGAAGTCATCGGCAGGCGATGGAAGCCAGCCGGTTCCGCTGTTGATGAACCATTATTTTGTGCTGTTCCCGGGTGATAGCGCACCTTATTTGAAGGAGAACGGCCTGATGGTGCCGCTCCGTTCGTTCGCGGCTGCGCTAGGGGCAACCGTGCTTTATTCCGCCAAGGAGAGGTCGGCCCAGATCAGGTCCAACCGGAATGAGGTGGTCGAAATTCGAAGCAATCCGCCGCTGGCGGGCAAGGAAGGAATTTCGCCGCAGCAGCAATTCCATCCGGCCCCCGAAGTGATCGGAGGAACGTTCTTCGCACCTGTTGCGCAGCTTCTCCAGGGCCTGCCTTCCTACAATTACGAGCAGCGCTCGGAGGCAGGACGCAAGGTTCTGGCGATTATGGATCCGGCCGAGCGGCGGCTGCTGCCCGGGATCGGCGATCCGGACAATCCTGTCGACGATTACCCGCATATCATGGCTGATCCCGCTTACCCGTTCATTCCGACGGGGCTAAAGCAAATCGCAATGCGTGATCAGAAAGGCCGATCATCGGTTCATCTGTCGCTTACAGTGGATCGGGTGAAAGGCAAGGACATACCGGCCGATGATGCTTTATTCCATGTGATCGTGAAAGACATCGAAGGAAACGTGATCGAGCGGACGATCGACTGGAACGGGAAATCAACGAAGGGGGCGGATGGAACGGAACGGATCGCGCTCGATTTTACCGTACCTGCCAAGGCTTCGTATGTTTTGTTCCGGGCGACGCCGATTTACAACGATAGGAACATTCCCGTATATCCGGCGGATTATCAATACGATGAAGCAATGGCAAATGCGGTCGCTGAGCTGATACCCGGCAATCGGGCGTTGTTCGCGCGTCTTGGCGTGGAGCCGGTCGCGGGAGATGTGCAGATTCAAGAACTGACCCTGTATGTGAGGCGTATCGGCGAGCATTATAAGGCTCTTTCGGCAGAAGAGCAGGAACGGCTGATGCAAGCGATCTACGAGCTGACAGGGAGGTTCTTTCCGCTGCGGATCGAGACGGAGACCATCGACGCGGATAAGCCGAGCATTACCGGATATATCAAGGAGATTGCGGAGAACGGCAGTATACTGATCGAGAATCCTGATAACTTGATCGGCTACGAAAATCCGAAGGCGGACGCCTTGTGGGGATCCTTCACAGCGGATGCGTCTATCATGCGGAAGTCGACCGGGGAGAAGCTCGATAAGGCGGAGCTGAAGACCGGCATGAAGGTTGAAGGCTGGACGACAGGTATGATTATGTCCAGTTATCCGGGGAAAGGAAGGCTGATCCAGCTTAACGTCCTTTCCGATCCGTAA
- a CDS encoding MFS transporter, whose translation MSTKLAVNQAAPKTAAASATVFPILFAISIVHLLNDTMQSTVSALFPILKDELSLSYTQVGLIALAMNLTASVLQPIIGRYADIRPMPMLLPIGVCFTLIGIVGLALAPYYSVILLAVTAIGIGSAIFHPESSRVAYLAAGGKRGLAQSIFQVGGNIGSSLGPIMTAVLFVHLGQFGVIWFAFAAAAAIAIQLYVARWYGEQQLVLRTAVKPRAAEKNAQSGLARNQVMWAIVILVFLVVTKQVYMSSITSYYTFYLIDDYGVTVSHAQWFLFAFLAASAAGTFFGGPMADRYGRRNIIWFSIMGTAPFSILLPYGSLFWSGVLAVMAGFILSSAFSIIVVYAQEIMPGKVGLVAGLFFGLAFGIGGLGSAVLGMVADQTSIAFIMKLCAFLPLLGVLAILLPKDTRDRVPE comes from the coding sequence ATGAGTACCAAATTGGCAGTTAACCAAGCGGCGCCCAAAACCGCCGCGGCTTCGGCAACGGTATTTCCCATCCTGTTTGCCATCAGCATTGTCCATCTCTTGAATGACACCATGCAATCGACGGTGTCCGCGCTCTTCCCGATTCTGAAGGATGAGCTGAGTCTGAGCTACACCCAGGTCGGGTTGATCGCGCTGGCGATGAACTTGACGGCCTCGGTCCTGCAGCCCATCATCGGCCGCTATGCCGATATCCGGCCCATGCCGATGCTTCTGCCGATCGGCGTCTGCTTCACGCTTATCGGCATCGTCGGGCTGGCCTTGGCCCCGTATTATTCCGTTATCCTGCTGGCCGTTACTGCGATAGGGATCGGTTCCGCGATCTTCCATCCGGAATCGTCGCGGGTTGCCTATCTCGCCGCCGGCGGCAAGCGCGGACTGGCACAGTCGATCTTCCAAGTGGGCGGCAATATCGGAAGCTCGCTAGGTCCGATCATGACGGCCGTACTATTCGTCCATTTAGGCCAGTTTGGCGTCATTTGGTTCGCATTCGCCGCTGCCGCTGCCATTGCCATTCAGCTCTATGTGGCCCGCTGGTACGGAGAGCAGCAGCTCGTGCTCCGCACGGCTGTGAAGCCCCGCGCTGCAGAGAAGAACGCCCAGAGCGGTCTGGCCCGCAATCAGGTCATGTGGGCGATAGTCATACTTGTCTTCCTGGTCGTGACGAAGCAAGTCTATATGTCCAGCATCACAAGCTACTACACGTTCTACTTGATCGATGATTACGGTGTTACCGTCAGTCATGCGCAGTGGTTCCTGTTCGCATTCCTCGCCGCGTCGGCGGCCGGGACATTCTTTGGCGGGCCGATGGCCGACCGATACGGACGCCGCAATATCATCTGGTTCTCGATTATGGGCACCGCGCCGTTCTCCATCCTGCTGCCATACGGCAGCTTGTTCTGGAGCGGAGTTCTGGCGGTAATGGCCGGATTCATTCTATCATCCGCATTCTCCATCATCGTCGTCTATGCGCAGGAGATTATGCCCGGTAAAGTAGGACTCGTAGCGGGGCTGTTCTTCGGACTCGCCTTCGGCATCGGGGGTCTTGGCTCGGCGGTGCTTGGCATGGTTGCCGACCAGACGAGCATTGCCTTCATTATGAAGCTATGTGCTTTCCTGCCGCTGCTTGGCGTGCTGGCGATTCTTCTGCCGAAGGATACCCGAGACCGGGTACCCGAATAA
- the cysK gene encoding cysteine synthase A, which yields MPKIAKNLTELIGNTPLLELTNYTATKHLEATLIAKLESYNPGGSVKDRIGYAMIKDAEDKGLLSPDSVIIEPTSGNTGIALAYVAAAMGYKIIITLPETFSVERRKILQALGAELVLTPGVEGMRGAIAKAQQLAETIPNAYLTQQFRNPANPDIHRRTTAEEIWRDTEGAVDIFVAGVGTGGTISGVGAVLKSRKPSVRVVAVEPQESAVLSGGHPGAHLIQGIGAGFVPEVFDRSVVDEIMPVRGHDAITTARQLARAEGLLAGISSGAALHAATILASRPENHGKTIVVLLPDTGERYLSTTLFD from the coding sequence ATGCCCAAAATTGCAAAAAATTTAACGGAGTTAATCGGTAACACGCCCCTGTTGGAGCTTACGAATTATACCGCTACCAAGCATCTTGAAGCGACCCTGATCGCCAAGCTGGAATCCTATAATCCGGGAGGCAGCGTGAAGGACCGGATCGGCTATGCGATGATCAAGGACGCCGAGGATAAAGGCCTGCTGAGCCCGGACTCGGTTATCATCGAGCCTACCAGCGGCAATACCGGTATTGCGCTGGCTTACGTCGCGGCCGCCATGGGATATAAGATAATCATTACCTTGCCAGAAACGTTCAGCGTTGAACGCCGCAAGATTCTGCAAGCGCTCGGAGCGGAGCTTGTATTGACGCCTGGCGTGGAAGGGATGCGCGGGGCTATTGCCAAGGCGCAGCAGCTCGCGGAGACGATTCCGAACGCTTACCTGACTCAGCAGTTCCGGAATCCCGCCAATCCGGATATTCACCGGCGCACGACAGCCGAGGAGATCTGGCGCGATACGGAAGGAGCGGTCGACATATTCGTCGCGGGAGTCGGTACCGGCGGTACGATAAGCGGCGTCGGCGCAGTTCTGAAGTCACGCAAGCCGTCCGTTCGCGTTGTCGCCGTCGAGCCGCAGGAATCAGCCGTGCTGTCCGGCGGTCATCCCGGCGCCCATCTTATTCAGGGCATCGGCGCAGGCTTCGTACCGGAGGTATTCGACCGGTCGGTAGTCGATGAAATCATGCCCGTTCGCGGCCATGATGCGATCACGACCGCGAGGCAGCTGGCCAGAGCGGAAGGACTGCTTGCCGGCATATCGTCAGGCGCAGCGCTTCACGCCGCAACGATTCTCGCTTCGAGGCCGGAGAACCACGGGAAGACGATCGTCGTCCTGCTGCCGGATACCGGAGAGCGGTACTTGTCGACTACGTTGTTCGACTAA
- the purH gene encoding bifunctional phosphoribosylaminoimidazolecarboxamide formyltransferase/IMP cyclohydrolase, giving the protein MAIRRALISVSDKTGIVEFSRALAGLGVQIISTGGTASLLEKEGVPVVGISDVTGFPEILDGRVKTLHPAVHSGLLAVRDDEKHQQSMKELGLDYIDLVVVNLYPFAATIAKPDVSYEDAIENIDIGGPTMLRSAAKNHAFVTVVVDAADYAGVLEEVKGAGDTTLETRKRLAAKVFRHTGAYDALIGDYLSKLQGDPLPESYTVTYEKVQDLRYGENPHQKAAFYRKPLAAQGNITTAEQLHGKELSYNNINDANAALAIVKEFEEPAVVAVKHMNPCGVGIGADIHEAYQKAYQADPTSIFGGIVAANRTIGAETAQLLSEIFLEIIIAPDFTQDAMDILTKKKNIRLLKLGTIQSAKERKPEWNITTVEGGMVVQESDVHSLSMDDLKVVTNRKPTEEELKQLLFGWKVVKHVKSNAILLAADNMTVGVGAGQMNRVGAANIAIKQAGEKARGAVLASDAFFPMGDTLELAAKAGITAVIQPGGSIKDEESIAVANANNIAMVVTGVRHFKH; this is encoded by the coding sequence GTGGCTATTCGCAGAGCATTAATCAGTGTGTCGGACAAAACAGGCATTGTTGAGTTTTCACGGGCGCTTGCGGGACTTGGCGTGCAAATTATTTCGACGGGCGGGACGGCAAGCCTGCTGGAGAAGGAAGGCGTTCCCGTTGTCGGCATCTCGGACGTGACGGGCTTCCCGGAAATTCTCGACGGCCGCGTCAAAACGCTGCATCCTGCCGTTCACAGCGGCTTGCTTGCCGTTCGCGACGACGAGAAGCATCAGCAGTCGATGAAGGAGCTCGGCCTCGATTACATCGACCTGGTGGTCGTGAATTTGTATCCATTCGCGGCGACGATTGCGAAGCCGGATGTATCGTATGAGGACGCGATCGAGAACATCGATATTGGCGGGCCGACGATGCTTCGCTCGGCAGCGAAGAACCATGCGTTCGTTACGGTCGTGGTCGATGCCGCCGATTATGCCGGCGTGCTTGAAGAAGTGAAAGGCGCTGGCGACACGACGCTTGAGACGCGCAAACGCCTCGCGGCCAAAGTATTCCGCCATACGGGCGCTTATGACGCGCTGATCGGAGACTATCTCTCCAAGCTGCAGGGCGACCCGCTTCCGGAGAGCTATACCGTCACCTATGAGAAGGTGCAGGACCTTCGCTATGGCGAGAATCCGCACCAGAAGGCCGCGTTCTACCGCAAGCCGCTGGCGGCTCAAGGCAACATCACGACAGCCGAGCAGCTGCATGGCAAGGAGCTGTCCTACAATAACATTAACGACGCGAATGCGGCTCTTGCCATCGTGAAGGAATTCGAAGAGCCGGCTGTCGTTGCCGTGAAGCATATGAATCCTTGCGGAGTGGGCATCGGCGCCGACATTCATGAAGCGTATCAAAAGGCTTACCAAGCCGACCCGACCTCGATCTTCGGCGGAATCGTCGCGGCGAACCGTACAATCGGCGCGGAGACGGCTCAATTGCTGAGCGAAATCTTCCTGGAGATCATTATCGCGCCGGACTTTACGCAGGACGCAATGGACATTCTGACGAAGAAGAAGAATATCCGTCTGCTGAAGCTCGGCACGATCCAATCCGCGAAGGAACGCAAGCCGGAATGGAACATCACCACGGTAGAAGGCGGGATGGTCGTGCAAGAGAGCGACGTGCACAGCCTCTCCATGGATGACCTCAAGGTCGTGACGAACCGCAAGCCGACCGAGGAAGAGCTGAAGCAGCTTCTGTTCGGCTGGAAGGTCGTGAAGCACGTGAAGTCGAACGCGATTCTGCTCGCGGCGGACAATATGACCGTCGGCGTAGGCGCGGGCCAGATGAACCGCGTCGGCGCGGCCAACATCGCGATCAAGCAGGCCGGCGAGAAAGCGCGCGGCGCCGTGCTCGCTTCCGATGCGTTCTTCCCAATGGGCGATACGCTGGAGCTGGCGGCAAAAGCAGGCATCACGGCCGTTATCCAGCCGGGCGGCTCCATTAAAGACGAAGAGTCGATTGCCGTAGCGAATGCGAACAATATTGCGATGGTGGTTACGGGCGTTCGTCATTTTAAACACTAG